The following are encoded together in the Elusimicrobiota bacterium genome:
- a CDS encoding AbrB/MazE/SpoVT family DNA-binding domain-containing protein, translating into MTPQAHLGLGRRNQITLPKNFVPKNTNSFLCERREDGAILLIPEVSIPINQLFFWTKQWQEGEREASRDIRTRKVHRHRSAQRLVAYLNSQRKKHRP; encoded by the coding sequence ATGACGCCACAGGCGCATCTTGGATTGGGACGACGCAATCAAATTACCTTGCCCAAAAACTTTGTGCCCAAAAATACCAACTCCTTCCTCTGCGAACGCAGAGAGGATGGCGCCATCTTGCTGATTCCTGAAGTTTCTATTCCTATCAACCAATTGTTTTTCTGGACCAAGCAATGGCAAGAGGGCGAACGAGAGGCTTCTCGCGACATTCGCACGAGGAAAGTGCACCGACACCGGAGCGCTCAACGCCTCGTCGCCTACCTAAATTCTCAACGTAAAAAGCATCGTCCGTAA
- a CDS encoding NYN domain-containing protein translates to MKKVFIFWDNSNIFVSAKTVAAEKEGGDAYYKIRIDFQKLLDLAKANRPLEFAIAVGSIPPQLRHIWNKLEQTGVRVELYERGSQTEKEQAVDQALQVHMLRKAFDYNGQAGVAVMLTGDGKGFLDGVGFHADLERMHKKGWGIEVLAWERTCNPRLKQWAEDIGAFISLENFYESITFTDDESGVIRKSKPLDLTKRALAKP, encoded by the coding sequence ATGAAAAAAGTATTCATCTTTTGGGACAATTCCAATATCTTTGTAAGCGCTAAAACTGTTGCCGCAGAAAAAGAGGGTGGAGACGCCTACTACAAAATACGTATTGATTTTCAAAAGCTTCTAGATTTGGCTAAGGCAAACCGCCCTCTCGAGTTCGCTATAGCTGTCGGCTCAATACCTCCCCAATTGCGCCACATTTGGAACAAATTAGAACAAACGGGTGTCAGAGTAGAACTCTACGAACGTGGATCCCAAACGGAAAAAGAGCAAGCCGTCGACCAGGCGTTGCAGGTTCATATGCTCAGGAAAGCATTCGATTACAACGGCCAAGCCGGCGTTGCCGTTATGTTAACAGGGGACGGCAAGGGATTTCTTGATGGCGTCGGTTTTCATGCCGACTTGGAACGTATGCATAAAAAAGGATGGGGCATCGAAGTCCTCGCGTGGGAGAGAACATGCAATCCCCGCCTAAAACAATGGGCTGAAGATATCGGGGCCTTTATTTCTCTGGAGAATTTCTACGAAAGCATCACATTTACCGATGACGAGTCGGGTGTCATCCGAAAATCAAAACCTCTGGATTTGACAAAAAGAGCGTTGGCCAAGCCTTGA
- a CDS encoding aldehyde dehydrogenase family protein: MSPKTQEKPKVAQASKSIEVLDKYTGESIGRVPEASKEDVDRALAQAQKAFESYAELPAHRRAKILETVSQLLLKNKEDIARTICREAGKAWKYSTIEVDRAAETFKFAAEEAKRIHGETIPLDASSAGEGRLGFYVRTPIGVIAAISPFNFPLNLVAHKVAPALAAGNAVVLKPATTTPLTAFKLGAILKEAGLPEGVFHVVVGGGSTVGNWLVEDKRPAMVTFTGSPSVGETITRRAGLKKITLELGNNGATIVEADADWKAAVPRCVMSAFANSGQVCLSLQRLYVHQDIFEPFSKAFVEATAKLKVGNPVDKDCDVGPMISEGEAVRAEAWIKEALGQGAKVLTGGKRRGAVVEPTVLGNVTEKMKVMCQEVFAPLVSLVPYKDFDQALALLNDSDYGLQAGIYTSNIAKALKAVKKINAGGVMINDTSIFRVDHMPYGGNKLSGLGREGVRFAIEEMTNLRMVVIKPTA, from the coding sequence ATGAGCCCTAAAACTCAAGAAAAACCGAAGGTTGCCCAGGCCTCGAAAAGCATTGAGGTTCTGGATAAATACACCGGCGAGTCGATTGGCCGGGTTCCCGAAGCCTCCAAAGAAGATGTGGACCGGGCCTTGGCCCAAGCTCAAAAAGCTTTCGAGTCCTATGCTGAATTGCCCGCTCATCGCCGGGCGAAAATCCTAGAAACGGTTTCTCAGCTTCTTTTGAAAAACAAAGAAGATATCGCGAGAACCATTTGCCGCGAAGCAGGCAAGGCCTGGAAATATTCGACTATTGAAGTGGACCGGGCCGCTGAAACGTTCAAATTCGCGGCTGAAGAAGCCAAACGCATTCACGGGGAAACAATCCCTCTGGATGCCTCGTCCGCAGGCGAAGGGCGTCTGGGTTTTTACGTACGAACGCCGATCGGCGTGATCGCAGCCATCAGTCCCTTTAATTTTCCGCTCAATCTTGTGGCCCATAAAGTGGCTCCTGCTTTGGCCGCAGGGAATGCCGTGGTTTTAAAACCGGCGACAACAACGCCGTTAACCGCGTTTAAGTTAGGGGCAATTCTCAAAGAAGCCGGTCTGCCCGAGGGCGTTTTTCACGTCGTTGTCGGCGGCGGCTCAACCGTCGGCAACTGGCTTGTTGAAGATAAACGTCCGGCCATGGTGACGTTCACCGGCAGCCCGTCAGTGGGCGAAACCATCACACGGCGCGCAGGCTTGAAAAAAATCACGCTGGAGCTGGGGAACAACGGCGCAACGATCGTTGAAGCGGACGCGGACTGGAAAGCGGCTGTGCCCAGATGCGTGATGAGCGCCTTCGCCAATTCAGGGCAGGTTTGTTTGTCCCTTCAACGGCTTTACGTGCATCAGGATATCTTCGAGCCTTTTTCCAAAGCCTTTGTTGAGGCCACGGCTAAACTTAAGGTGGGCAATCCGGTTGACAAAGACTGCGATGTCGGGCCCATGATCAGCGAGGGAGAAGCCGTGCGCGCCGAAGCTTGGATTAAAGAGGCGCTCGGCCAGGGAGCCAAAGTATTAACCGGGGGAAAACGCCGGGGCGCGGTTGTGGAGCCCACGGTTTTAGGCAATGTCACGGAAAAAATGAAAGTGATGTGCCAGGAAGTTTTTGCGCCCCTTGTCTCTCTGGTGCCTTACAAGGATTTCGACCAAGCCTTGGCTCTCTTAAACGATTCCGACTACGGCCTCCAAGCCGGCATTTACACCTCAAATATCGCCAAGGCTTTAAAAGCCGTCAAAAAAATTAATGCCGGCGGCGTGATGATCAACGACACCTCGATTTTCCGCGTGGATCATATGCCCTACGGCGGCAATAAACTGTCCGGTTTAGGCAGGGAAGGCGTGCGCTTTGCCATCGAAGAAATGACCAACCTGCGAATGGTGGTCATTAAACCAACGGCTTAA
- a CDS encoding GNAT family N-acetyltransferase produces MELVPCAAEDITLTQALECDPIVMKELGGPMPKERIPQIHSKRLKKMAEGSCWWFKVVPKTVSDAVGTVVLWDSEYHGKPINEIGWMILPAFQGRGYASAAVRLVLNKAKAEQRFSPLHAFPGITNAASNAICRKAGFVQFEECDIDYAGRSLRCNHWRIDLRDSADAGDGASFNARPGKNCLPEPRLGSFP; encoded by the coding sequence ATGGAGCTCGTGCCTTGTGCCGCGGAAGATATCACGCTGACGCAAGCTTTAGAATGCGACCCCATCGTCATGAAAGAGCTCGGCGGACCGATGCCAAAAGAGCGGATTCCGCAAATCCACTCTAAGCGCTTGAAAAAAATGGCCGAAGGCAGCTGCTGGTGGTTCAAAGTCGTGCCTAAGACGGTCTCTGATGCCGTGGGAACCGTCGTTTTATGGGATAGCGAATACCACGGCAAGCCGATTAATGAAATCGGTTGGATGATTCTTCCCGCGTTTCAAGGTCGCGGTTACGCCAGCGCCGCGGTGCGGCTTGTTCTCAACAAGGCCAAGGCCGAGCAGCGCTTCAGTCCGTTGCACGCTTTTCCGGGCATCACCAACGCGGCGTCAAATGCAATCTGCCGTAAGGCCGGCTTCGTCCAGTTTGAGGAGTGCGACATCGACTATGCCGGGCGTTCGCTGCGATGCAATCACTGGCGGATCGACTTGAGGGATAGCGCTGATGCGGGCGACGGCGCGTCCTTCAATGCGCGCCCTGGCAAAAACTGCCTGCCAGAACCGCGCCTCGGCAGTTTTCCATGA
- a CDS encoding sodium:solute symporter family protein, whose product MTTIQIWIAAGVGCYMAMMLGVGFWASKKVNNTADYIVAGRRLPLWMAVGTTFATWFGAETCMGSSGTAYHKGLLGVIIDPFGAALCLILTGLFFARTLYRLNMETIVDFFDQRFGQTFGKLSAALYIPVYMGWIGGQLLAFGIILETLTGLPRMPSVLIATAVVLIYTYSGGMWADTVTDVFQMGILLVGFLIMYPMVMNKLGGFATAKAQIPPDFFHLYPRNASWFDWANYAQSWMIVGLGSIPAQDLIQRIFASKNERVAQASALVSGFMYLTIGLLPVLLGIFGRLIVPAEKGDSVLIELILGSLPAPLIALMVGALLSAIMSSADSAILSPASIIGNNLMPYFKKGVDDKTKLAWCKFSVPVIGIGSLLLALYFQNIYKLCQEAWTLMLVSLVVPLVAGLYWKRATGPGAVASALAGVASWILLTLTMPENYPHKLFAFLISAAAMAALSLLGPQSKQVGARPGVPAVA is encoded by the coding sequence ATGACAACAATTCAAATTTGGATCGCGGCCGGAGTCGGCTGCTACATGGCCATGATGCTCGGCGTCGGTTTTTGGGCAAGCAAAAAGGTCAACAACACGGCCGATTATATTGTGGCCGGCAGGCGCCTGCCTTTGTGGATGGCCGTGGGCACCACATTCGCCACTTGGTTCGGAGCCGAAACCTGCATGGGCTCATCAGGCACGGCCTATCACAAAGGGCTTTTAGGCGTTATTATCGACCCCTTTGGCGCGGCCCTCTGCCTCATTCTGACCGGTCTTTTCTTTGCGCGCACCCTTTACCGGTTGAATATGGAAACAATCGTCGATTTTTTTGATCAACGCTTCGGCCAAACATTCGGCAAACTTTCCGCCGCCCTTTACATTCCGGTTTACATGGGCTGGATCGGCGGACAACTCTTGGCCTTCGGCATTATCCTGGAAACCCTGACCGGCCTGCCCAGAATGCCCAGCGTCTTGATCGCCACCGCCGTTGTTCTGATTTATACATACTCCGGCGGCATGTGGGCGGATACGGTGACCGATGTTTTTCAAATGGGGATTCTGCTCGTGGGTTTTCTGATCATGTACCCTATGGTGATGAATAAACTGGGTGGTTTTGCCACGGCCAAAGCGCAAATCCCTCCTGATTTTTTCCATCTCTACCCCAGGAATGCCTCTTGGTTTGATTGGGCTAATTACGCCCAATCCTGGATGATTGTAGGCCTGGGCTCTATCCCCGCCCAAGATTTAATCCAACGTATTTTTGCCTCCAAAAACGAGCGCGTGGCTCAGGCGAGCGCTTTGGTTTCCGGCTTCATGTATCTGACCATCGGGCTTTTGCCCGTGCTCCTGGGCATTTTCGGACGCTTGATCGTGCCCGCTGAAAAAGGGGATTCCGTATTGATCGAATTAATCCTGGGTTCTTTGCCCGCGCCCTTGATTGCGCTGATGGTGGGCGCGCTTTTATCCGCGATCATGAGCTCGGCCGACAGCGCGATTTTGTCTCCGGCTAGCATTATCGGCAATAACCTCATGCCTTATTTCAAAAAAGGCGTTGATGACAAAACAAAACTCGCCTGGTGCAAATTTTCCGTTCCGGTCATAGGGATCGGCTCTCTGCTGTTGGCGCTGTACTTCCAGAATATCTACAAGCTCTGCCAAGAAGCCTGGACTTTGATGCTGGTGAGCCTGGTCGTGCCGCTGGTCGCCGGGCTTTACTGGAAACGGGCCACGGGACCAGGCGCCGTGGCCAGCGCCCTGGCCGGGGTCGCATCTTGGATTCTTCTGACGCTGACCATGCCCGAGAACTATCCTCACAAATTGTTCGCTTTTTTGATCAGCGCGGCCGCCATGGCCGCCTTGAGCCTGTTGGGCCCGCAATCAAAACAAGTTGGAGCGAGGCCCGGCGTTCCGGCCGTCGCCTAA
- a CDS encoding tetratricopeptide repeat protein — protein MILFIICFLVSMTPPAFSQEWRRLFTQAHDLYERKQYDQGLTAVQKARASAEKARGKISREVAEILNLEALYFRAMKKHREAIGVCERLVETDRKLRTKYHVNVALDYECIGEMREKLGEYDQALAVYKQALDIRKSVLGSNDKTVKRLSETIAEAARAAGKNPQDILGETVEELPPETMPLEERQRTFIKKTCRELKGGKLSSKLDLAGRELLAEAAAAEIGFFYPDSTVIGIKPENLFKDDKILTLACHGSSRKSCPAYREDLENRIRKIALLKAVFNDEEWDARELYNQSLLTLTDFGGRVHTETREHCMKR, from the coding sequence TTGATTCTTTTTATCATCTGCTTCTTGGTTTCCATGACGCCTCCGGCTTTCAGCCAAGAATGGCGCCGGCTATTTACTCAAGCCCACGATCTTTATGAACGCAAACAATACGACCAGGGATTGACCGCGGTTCAAAAAGCCCGCGCTTCCGCCGAAAAAGCCAGAGGAAAAATCAGCCGGGAAGTCGCCGAGATATTGAACCTGGAAGCCTTGTATTTTCGCGCCATGAAAAAACACCGTGAAGCCATCGGGGTCTGCGAGCGCTTGGTTGAAACGGACAGAAAACTGCGCACCAAATACCATGTCAATGTGGCCCTGGACTACGAATGCATCGGGGAAATGCGCGAAAAACTCGGCGAATACGATCAAGCCCTCGCCGTTTACAAGCAAGCGCTCGACATCCGCAAAAGCGTCTTGGGCTCCAACGATAAAACGGTGAAACGACTTTCGGAGACAATCGCGGAAGCAGCCCGGGCCGCCGGAAAAAATCCTCAAGACATCCTAGGCGAAACCGTTGAAGAATTACCGCCGGAAACAATGCCGCTTGAAGAACGCCAGAGGACCTTTATCAAAAAAACCTGCCGCGAGCTTAAAGGAGGCAAGCTCTCGTCAAAGCTGGATTTAGCCGGCCGCGAACTCTTGGCCGAAGCCGCGGCCGCTGAAATCGGATTTTTTTATCCGGACTCAACCGTCATCGGCATCAAACCCGAGAATCTTTTTAAGGACGATAAAATCCTCACGCTGGCCTGTCACGGCTCTTCACGAAAAAGCTGCCCGGCCTACCGCGAAGATTTGGAAAACCGAATCAGAAAAATCGCTTTGCTGAAAGCTGTTTTTAACGACGAGGAATGGGACGCAAGGGAGCTGTATAACCAATCCCTGCTGACGCTCACTGACTTCGGCGGACGGGTGCACACGGAAACCCGCGAACATTGCATGAAACGATAA
- a CDS encoding glutamate-1-semialdehyde 2,1-aminomutase, whose amino-acid sequence MTSTDVLRRWVERSRKSQELHAKAKKLLPLGVESHYRAIDPNPIFIERAQGSRIWDADGNEYLDFGLCFGALFVGHAHPKILEAVNAQMKEGSMYTMPHRHDIDLAENLLSRFPMDLVRFTNSGTEATMHAIRTARGYTKRNKIIKFEGGFHGCHDYVLASTKPDLKEIGEPSAPNLVPGSLGIPEETLNNTLIAGFNNLESVERLFKKYPGQIAAVISEPVMMNTGVCLPQDDFLQKLLDVCHQNGALLILDEVKTGAKIAWGGACETYKLKPDLICLAKTIGGGLPLGAFGGKKEVMSVLENFSVSHVGTYNGNPLCIKAGAVTCRDILTKDVYPKTQALNKRLMSGYADIMKKNRLPWHMAEIGPIGTVHFTPEQVRDYRTWAQTNKEIWKRYWFGMCNEGIIPTPYGWDEQWTISVQHTQADIDRHLAVFEKIAPTLVP is encoded by the coding sequence GTGACATCAACAGACGTTCTCCGGCGCTGGGTTGAACGCTCCCGCAAATCGCAGGAACTCCATGCCAAGGCCAAAAAACTCCTGCCCTTGGGGGTGGAAAGCCATTATCGCGCTATTGATCCCAATCCCATTTTTATCGAACGGGCCCAGGGCAGCCGCATTTGGGACGCGGACGGTAATGAATATCTGGATTTCGGCTTATGCTTCGGCGCTCTCTTCGTCGGCCACGCTCACCCCAAAATTTTGGAAGCGGTCAATGCCCAGATGAAAGAAGGCTCCATGTATACCATGCCGCACCGCCATGACATCGATCTGGCGGAAAACCTGCTGTCGCGCTTTCCCATGGACCTGGTGCGCTTCACCAATTCCGGCACCGAAGCCACCATGCACGCCATCCGCACCGCGCGCGGCTATACCAAAAGAAACAAAATCATCAAATTTGAAGGCGGTTTCCACGGCTGTCACGATTATGTTTTAGCCAGCACAAAGCCCGACCTGAAGGAAATCGGGGAACCCTCGGCTCCCAATCTGGTGCCTGGCTCATTAGGCATTCCGGAAGAAACCCTCAATAACACGCTGATCGCCGGCTTCAACAACTTGGAATCCGTCGAGCGCCTCTTTAAAAAATACCCCGGGCAAATCGCGGCGGTGATTTCAGAGCCGGTGATGATGAACACCGGCGTCTGCCTGCCTCAGGATGACTTTCTGCAAAAATTGCTGGATGTTTGCCATCAAAACGGCGCCCTTCTCATTCTGGACGAGGTCAAAACCGGCGCTAAAATCGCTTGGGGCGGGGCCTGCGAAACGTACAAGCTGAAACCGGACCTTATCTGCCTGGCTAAAACCATCGGCGGCGGCCTCCCGCTGGGCGCCTTCGGCGGCAAAAAAGAAGTGATGTCGGTTTTAGAAAATTTTTCGGTCAGCCATGTCGGGACTTACAACGGCAATCCTCTTTGCATCAAAGCCGGCGCCGTCACCTGCCGCGATATTTTGACCAAAGACGTGTACCCGAAAACCCAGGCCTTAAACAAGCGCCTGATGTCCGGCTACGCGGATATCATGAAAAAGAACCGTCTGCCCTGGCACATGGCTGAGATCGGCCCCATTGGAACGGTCCATTTCACGCCTGAACAAGTCCGCGACTACCGCACGTGGGCACAAACGAACAAAGAAATTTGGAAACGCTACTGGTTCGGCATGTGCAATGAAGGGATCATCCCGACGCCTTACGGCTGGGATGAACAATGGACGATTTCCGTTCAACATACCCAAGCCGATATCGACCGTCACCTGGCCGTCTTCGAAAAAATCGCGCCTACGCTCGTTCCTTGA
- a CDS encoding PorV/PorQ family protein → MRRLGALVLALLACTTAARAVSFSEKAKGTSSAQVLRLAQGARAIGMGEAYAALADDPFALYWNPAGLNHIQRPHAAGFMHAFYVADINFGYAAWISRLPGAFGRLGAAYQYLNIGKIDQTDDGGLALGSYSPKDTVVTVGWAGAPFSLPIGIAAKHVSSKIVASASTYAFDVGVNSPVRFLRDRLAFSAVAKNIGSGLKFHTESDPLPLELRLGSAFTLYDTMAETSLDVSRERAVVTVDVVAVRDNKHAVAVGIEHAKIMGSPMTGRAGFNSRSFDDISGMAGLFMGFGVEVKSVNIDYALAPMGHLGLTHRISMGYSF, encoded by the coding sequence ATGAGGCGCTTAGGGGCGCTTGTTTTGGCGTTGTTGGCGTGCACGACGGCGGCGCGGGCGGTCAGTTTTTCCGAAAAGGCAAAAGGAACTTCCTCCGCGCAGGTCTTGAGGCTGGCCCAAGGCGCTCGCGCCATCGGCATGGGCGAGGCTTATGCCGCGTTAGCCGATGATCCTTTCGCCCTCTATTGGAACCCGGCCGGTTTAAATCATATCCAGCGTCCTCATGCCGCCGGATTCATGCATGCCTTTTACGTAGCGGACATCAATTTTGGTTATGCGGCTTGGATCAGCCGGTTACCCGGCGCCTTCGGTCGTTTGGGGGCCGCTTATCAGTACCTTAATATCGGCAAGATCGATCAGACGGATGATGGCGGCTTGGCATTGGGCAGCTATTCGCCTAAAGATACGGTCGTGACCGTGGGTTGGGCGGGTGCGCCTTTTTCGTTGCCGATCGGCATCGCCGCCAAACATGTCTCCTCAAAAATCGTCGCATCGGCTTCGACTTATGCGTTCGATGTCGGCGTCAACAGCCCGGTGCGCTTTTTGCGGGACCGTCTGGCGTTTTCTGCCGTCGCCAAAAATATCGGCTCCGGGCTTAAATTTCACACCGAAAGCGATCCGTTGCCTCTTGAACTGCGTTTGGGTTCGGCATTCACTCTCTATGACACCATGGCCGAGACATCATTGGATGTCAGCCGCGAGCGCGCGGTCGTTACCGTTGATGTTGTCGCAGTCAGGGACAACAAACACGCCGTAGCCGTCGGGATCGAGCACGCCAAAATCATGGGCAGTCCGATGACGGGACGCGCCGGATTCAATTCAAGAAGCTTCGACGATATCTCCGGCATGGCCGGTTTATTCATGGGTTTTGGCGTGGAGGTCAAAAGCGTTAACATTGATTATGCGTTGGCGCCCATGGGCCATTTGGGATTGACGCACAGGATTTCAATGGGGTATAGCTTCTAA
- a CDS encoding SBBP repeat-containing protein, with protein sequence MGRVLCLLAVLAASYGHATTLVLRSSATIDASASTTDEDKALAVAWDATANAVYAAGSLDFGTFKEFIVAKYSSSLVFQSSVTIRSSASGASAQASGLTVDSSGNVYAVGYIGQSSTGNDIFVAKFNSSLVLQSSATLSGTSSSDNDAGQGIALDSSGNVYVTGYVTQGAQLENIFVAKLNSSLVLQTSATINSPTGVDNDRGHGVAVDSSGNVYITGYVRDSSANGFENILVAKYNSSLVLQSSAVINTGSTDIGYGIAVDASSNVYVTGAVNGTVDTNIFVGRFNTSLVFQTSVTLSQATPDVDDGRAIALDSSGNVYVVGQTRENVGGTNIYVAQFNSSLALQSSATISTSNIIEFGYGVAVDNSGNIFAAGYAANSYTDMYVAKLSAPSSVPVLSGTGIGTSSITWSWAIDISSQTGYHVAYATNTTSYVSTSTLASSATSFTETGLSTNTAYSRVVISLEPASNSTSSAKTVYTLAAVPGNLAASQVFVSSIVLTWSANTNPAGTTYKLAYWLAGNSTTTVETTDLTTTLSSLGGGNTYYFQLYAKNGDGVLTAGTTIISTVTLSAQPTVQTVTPGTAATITYNPSPGEVTVSIPAGTYTQNVDFTVTTPGSIPAATSPLADLKGTGVAVEITPTPVLTAQSDITVTINYRDSDVTGMDENRLICARYDALRVFWVPVIDSTPDPANNRVTCRTRAFSIFQIMEATAQSTFNQAKIFPNPFIPSKGHTEVKFSNLPADSTLTIYTLNGEKLADFNASSGGLATWNARNYWGERIASGIYLIHIQAGPASKVFKLGVER encoded by the coding sequence ATGGGACGAGTTTTATGTCTACTGGCCGTCCTGGCCGCCTCTTATGGCCATGCAACCACCCTGGTTCTGCGTTCTTCCGCCACGATTGACGCCAGCGCCAGCACGACGGACGAGGATAAGGCGTTGGCCGTCGCTTGGGATGCAACCGCCAATGCTGTGTATGCGGCGGGCTCTTTGGATTTCGGAACATTCAAGGAATTCATCGTAGCGAAGTACAGTTCTTCATTGGTTTTTCAATCCAGCGTGACGATTCGCAGTTCAGCTTCCGGCGCTTCGGCGCAAGCCAGCGGTCTTACGGTGGACTCCAGCGGCAATGTTTATGCCGTCGGCTACATCGGGCAGTCGTCGACAGGTAATGATATTTTTGTCGCCAAATTTAATTCATCCCTTGTTCTTCAGTCGAGCGCCACGCTCAGCGGGACTTCGTCGTCCGATAATGATGCGGGCCAGGGCATCGCCTTGGATTCCAGCGGCAATGTCTATGTCACGGGTTACGTTACGCAAGGCGCGCAGCTTGAGAATATTTTTGTAGCCAAGCTTAATTCTTCTCTCGTGTTGCAAACATCGGCCACCATTAACAGCCCGACGGGCGTGGATAATGACCGAGGCCACGGCGTTGCCGTGGACTCCAGCGGCAACGTCTATATTACGGGATATGTGCGGGATTCCAGCGCAAACGGCTTCGAGAACATCCTGGTGGCTAAATACAATTCTTCGCTTGTTTTACAATCCAGCGCCGTCATCAACACGGGGTCGACGGATATCGGCTATGGGATTGCCGTTGACGCAAGCAGCAATGTTTACGTAACGGGGGCCGTCAACGGCACGGTCGATACCAATATTTTTGTGGGTCGTTTCAACACATCGCTTGTTTTTCAAACAAGCGTGACCCTCTCCCAGGCGACGCCGGATGTTGACGATGGACGCGCCATTGCACTGGATAGTTCGGGCAACGTTTATGTCGTCGGTCAAACGAGGGAGAATGTCGGCGGTACCAATATTTACGTCGCCCAATTCAACTCTTCATTGGCGTTGCAATCCAGCGCCACTATTTCCACCAGCAATATCATTGAATTCGGCTACGGCGTTGCCGTCGATAACAGCGGCAATATATTTGCGGCGGGTTATGCGGCAAATTCATATACGGATATGTATGTGGCCAAGTTGAGCGCCCCTTCGAGCGTCCCCGTGCTTTCCGGGACCGGGATCGGAACAAGTTCGATTACCTGGAGCTGGGCGATTGATATTTCCTCTCAAACGGGCTACCACGTGGCGTATGCCACGAATACGACGAGCTATGTTTCGACGTCCACGTTGGCGTCATCGGCGACATCGTTTACGGAAACGGGCCTCTCCACGAACACCGCCTATTCGCGCGTCGTGATTTCTTTGGAACCGGCGAGTAATTCCACCTCTTCCGCAAAAACAGTTTATACGCTCGCGGCTGTGCCCGGAAATTTGGCGGCGAGCCAGGTTTTTGTCAGTTCGATTGTTTTAACTTGGTCTGCGAACACCAATCCAGCGGGAACGACTTATAAATTGGCCTATTGGCTGGCGGGCAATTCAACGACGACGGTCGAAACGACGGATTTAACGACTACGCTAAGCAGTCTGGGCGGCGGCAATACGTATTATTTTCAGCTTTACGCCAAAAACGGCGATGGGGTTTTGACGGCGGGGACGACTATTATTTCGACCGTCACTCTCTCTGCGCAACCGACCGTTCAAACCGTGACCCCGGGCACAGCCGCGACAATCACTTACAATCCCTCTCCCGGCGAGGTTACCGTATCGATTCCGGCCGGCACTTATACGCAAAACGTGGATTTTACGGTCACAACGCCCGGATCAATCCCCGCTGCGACAAGCCCTCTGGCCGACCTTAAGGGCACGGGCGTTGCGGTTGAAATTACGCCGACCCCTGTTTTAACCGCCCAGTCCGACATTACAGTGACCATCAACTACCGTGATTCGGATGTTACGGGCATGGATGAAAACCGTTTGATTTGCGCCCGCTACGACGCCTTACGCGTATTCTGGGTTCCGGTTATCGATTCGACGCCGGACCCGGCCAATAACAGAGTCACTTGCCGGACGCGCGCATTTTCTATTTTCCAGATCATGGAGGCAACGGCGCAGTCGACATTTAATCAAGCCAAGATTTTCCCCAACCCTTTTATCCCTTCCAAGGGGCATACGGAGGTCAAATTTTCGAATTTGCCGGCGGACAGCACCTTGACGATTTATACGTTGAATGGAGAAAAACTTGCTGATTTCAACGCTTCATCCGGCGGCTTGGCGACGTGGAACGCGAGGAATTACTGGGGCGAGCGCATCGCCAGCGGAATTTACCTCATTCATATTCAAGCAGGCCCCGCAAGCAAGGTATTTAAGTTGGGGGTTGAGCGCTAG